One Thermicanus aegyptius DSM 12793 DNA segment encodes these proteins:
- the hemC gene encoding hydroxymethylbilane synthase: protein MKEIRVGSRRSPLALTQTKGVLKTLQAAHPEITFTLKEIVTKGDRIQDVRLSQVGGKGLFVKEIEEALLSGEIHFAVHSMKDVPAELPEGLAILSIPKRVTANDVLISKDGKKLDELPFGAKVGTGSLRRQAQLLNYRPDLTVLPLRGNIDTRLRKLREEGLDAIILAAAGLERMGWTGEVTEILPTEIMLPAVGQGALGIEGRWEGEATSLLQSIHDPITAVTTAAERAFLYRLEGGCQVPIAAFARWEEGEIHLQGLVASPDGKEIFRGERWGKEAERVGKMLAEELLEKGAGEVLKRFGG, encoded by the coding sequence ATGAAAGAGATACGAGTTGGATCACGGCGGAGCCCACTTGCCTTAACACAGACCAAAGGTGTTCTAAAAACCTTACAGGCGGCACACCCGGAGATTACCTTCACCCTTAAGGAAATCGTGACGAAAGGGGACCGCATTCAGGACGTACGATTATCCCAGGTGGGAGGAAAGGGCCTGTTCGTGAAGGAAATTGAGGAGGCGCTCCTTTCCGGGGAGATCCATTTTGCCGTTCACAGCATGAAGGATGTGCCTGCAGAACTGCCGGAGGGATTGGCCATCCTCTCCATCCCCAAACGGGTAACGGCGAATGATGTCCTCATCAGCAAAGATGGGAAGAAGCTGGATGAACTGCCTTTCGGCGCAAAGGTCGGGACCGGCAGCTTGCGGAGACAGGCCCAGCTCCTTAACTATCGCCCGGATCTTACGGTTCTACCCCTCAGGGGGAACATCGATACCCGTCTCAGGAAGTTAAGAGAAGAGGGGCTTGATGCCATCATCCTGGCGGCTGCAGGCTTGGAGAGGATGGGATGGACGGGAGAGGTGACGGAAATCCTCCCCACCGAGATCATGCTTCCCGCCGTAGGACAGGGAGCGCTTGGGATCGAAGGGAGGTGGGAAGGAGAAGCAACCTCCCTCCTTCAGTCGATCCATGACCCGATAACGGCAGTCACCACTGCAGCCGAACGGGCCTTCCTGTACCGCTTGGAAGGAGGGTGCCAGGTTCCCATCGCGGCCTTTGCCCGGTGGGAAGAGGGGGAAATCCACCTTCAGGGCTTGGTTGCTTCTCCTGATGGGAAAGAAATCTTCCGGGGGGAAAGATGGGGAAAAGAGGCGGAACGTGTTGGGAAAATGCTGGCGGAAGAGCTGTTGGAAAAAGGGGCCGGAGAGGTCCTGAAACGATTCGGGGGATAA
- a CDS encoding cytochrome c biogenesis protein — MELRLYEWIVYLYGASIVLYFADFMKQNRKVNRIAFWILTVVWGLQTFFFILRMVRVGHFPIVTQFEALFFYSWLLITFSLLLNFLFRIDFFLFFLNVAGFIVFVINLFASPSAAVFPGEILTSRLMVIHISFALVSYVAFLASAVLSGMTLLLHRMLKGKKWNALLRRLPNLDRLGRSSFLLILFGVPIYLISIILGLIWAGLVLKTPYYLDVKVWLSFIVLGVYSFYLYAAMKKGWGAIPLATWNLIFFLLVVVNYISSRTISMFHQWF, encoded by the coding sequence TTGGAACTGCGATTGTACGAATGGATCGTCTATCTGTATGGAGCCTCCATCGTCCTTTACTTTGCAGACTTCATGAAGCAAAATCGGAAGGTGAACCGCATCGCCTTCTGGATTTTGACCGTGGTATGGGGTCTGCAAACTTTTTTCTTTATCCTGAGAATGGTCCGAGTGGGTCACTTTCCGATCGTTACTCAATTTGAGGCGCTTTTTTTCTACTCTTGGCTCCTCATCACCTTTTCGCTTTTGTTAAACTTCCTATTTCGCATTGATTTTTTCCTTTTCTTTTTAAATGTAGCCGGCTTTATTGTTTTCGTCATTAACCTCTTTGCCAGCCCAAGCGCTGCGGTCTTTCCCGGTGAGATTTTAACCTCCCGGCTCATGGTGATCCACATCTCCTTCGCCCTCGTAAGTTATGTGGCTTTCCTCGCTTCGGCCGTTCTCTCCGGGATGACCCTTTTGTTGCACCGGATGTTGAAAGGGAAGAAGTGGAATGCTCTCCTGCGACGGTTACCGAACCTGGATCGGTTGGGCCGTTCCTCTTTCCTCCTGATCCTCTTCGGGGTGCCCATCTACCTGATTTCGATCATTCTGGGGCTGATTTGGGCCGGGTTGGTTCTGAAAACGCCTTATTACCTGGACGTGAAGGTTTGGCTTTCCTTCATCGTCTTGGGAGTATACAGCTTCTATCTTTATGCGGCGATGAAAAAGGGGTGGGGTGCCATTCCCTTGGCCACCTGGAATCTCATTTTTTTCCTGCTTGTGGTAGTCAATTATATCAGTTCCAGAACGATTTCCATGTTTCACCAATGGTTCTGA
- the hemA gene encoding glutamyl-tRNA reductase, whose protein sequence is MQILVVGLNFKTAPVEIRECIAFRDEETLKAVESLKQKKCILENVILSTCNRTEIYAVVDNLRAGKETTERFLSEWFRIPLTDFQSHLYVYTGSEAIRHLFSVAAGLDSMVLGETQILGQVREAAALSQKVKASGKIFNTLFKQAVTLAKRAHGETQINENPVSVSYAAVVLAKKVFGQFQDKTVLIIGAGKMGELTAKHFTELGSREVIVANRSPDKREKLAALFQAKTITLEEIPVALSKADIVISSTGAPGYILTRDRVEAVMKKRKGHPLFMIDIAVPRDLDPSIHELESVYLYDIDDLQGIVEANLEERKKAAEKIRLMIEEDREAFERWFETLDLIPVIDALRRKALHIQEETMKSIERKIPDLDERERKVLQKHTKSIINQLLKDPIMQLKEMAGEEKSREALLLLTKLFALEEYMEEERNAPADPKSEGEPESSLSFTLLQAGSPVGP, encoded by the coding sequence ATGCAGATCCTTGTCGTTGGACTCAATTTTAAAACTGCACCTGTAGAAATTCGGGAGTGCATCGCCTTCCGGGATGAAGAGACGTTGAAGGCCGTGGAGAGCCTCAAACAAAAGAAGTGCATACTGGAAAACGTAATCCTCTCTACCTGCAACCGCACGGAAATCTATGCGGTTGTTGACAATCTTAGAGCAGGCAAGGAGACCACCGAGCGTTTCCTCTCCGAGTGGTTTAGGATCCCGCTTACCGATTTTCAATCCCATCTTTATGTTTATACCGGTTCCGAGGCGATCCGTCACCTCTTTTCCGTCGCTGCGGGCCTTGATTCGATGGTGTTGGGGGAGACCCAAATCCTGGGGCAAGTCCGGGAAGCCGCCGCTTTAAGCCAGAAGGTGAAAGCTTCCGGAAAAATCTTTAATACCTTGTTTAAGCAAGCGGTAACATTGGCCAAGAGGGCGCATGGCGAGACCCAGATTAACGAAAATCCGGTTTCGGTCAGCTATGCAGCCGTGGTTTTGGCGAAAAAGGTGTTTGGACAGTTCCAAGACAAAACGGTTCTGATCATTGGCGCGGGAAAGATGGGGGAGTTGACGGCGAAGCATTTCACAGAGTTGGGAAGCCGAGAAGTGATCGTGGCGAATCGCTCTCCGGATAAACGAGAAAAACTGGCCGCTCTCTTTCAGGCGAAAACCATCACCCTGGAAGAAATTCCAGTGGCTCTAAGTAAGGCCGATATCGTCATCAGTTCCACGGGAGCCCCGGGCTATATCCTAACGCGGGATAGGGTAGAGGCTGTGATGAAAAAACGGAAGGGGCACCCGCTTTTCATGATCGACATCGCGGTTCCGAGGGATTTAGATCCGTCAATTCATGAGCTGGAATCCGTATACCTCTATGACATCGATGACCTGCAGGGGATCGTCGAAGCCAACCTGGAGGAGAGAAAGAAGGCCGCCGAAAAGATACGCCTCATGATTGAGGAAGACAGAGAAGCTTTTGAACGCTGGTTTGAAACGCTGGACCTCATACCGGTCATCGATGCCTTACGGAGAAAAGCGTTGCACATCCAAGAGGAGACGATGAAGAGCATCGAGCGGAAGATTCCCGATTTGGATGAACGGGAGCGCAAGGTACTGCAGAAGCATACGAAAAGCATCATCAATCAATTGCTGAAAGATCCCATCATGCAATTGAAGGAAATGGCAGGGGAGGAGAAATCCCGGGAAGCGCTCTTACTCCTCACCAAGCTCTTCGCTTTGGAAGAATATATGGAAGAGGAGAGAAACGCCCCAGCAGATCCCAAGTCGGAAGGTGAACCGGAATCTTCCTTATCCTTTACGCTCTTGCAGGCAGGTTCCCCTGTTGGCCCTTAG
- a CDS encoding helix-turn-helix domain-containing protein, translating to MNELTTYIKHLLKEDPLFQEPTELQSIEKRVAYNVKRMRKERKITQIDLAEAMGVKQPFIARIESGRNNISIKKLEKLAEVFRIDPATILRPIYEKGGPDQIARIIVNRHLLVMAVNRGGERLLGETRERLLGKMLQSQAPLKDWVENLLRQDRDIEEISFREGEASQYGMDRVFIQTIRSRTSKAIGAELTCYLRNVTGST from the coding sequence TTGAACGAATTAACCACCTATATCAAACATCTCCTAAAAGAAGATCCACTCTTTCAAGAACCCACCGAACTTCAGTCCATCGAAAAAAGGGTAGCTTATAATGTGAAGCGGATGAGAAAAGAGAGAAAGATTACACAAATCGATTTGGCGGAGGCGATGGGAGTCAAGCAGCCTTTCATCGCCCGGATTGAAAGCGGAAGGAATAACATTTCGATCAAAAAACTGGAGAAACTGGCGGAGGTTTTCCGCATCGATCCGGCTACCATCCTTCGTCCCATTTATGAAAAAGGAGGGCCGGATCAAATCGCGCGCATCATCGTGAATCGGCATCTTTTGGTCATGGCGGTAAACCGGGGAGGGGAAAGACTCTTAGGGGAAACGAGGGAGCGACTTCTCGGGAAGATGCTTCAGAGTCAAGCGCCGTTGAAGGATTGGGTAGAGAATCTTCTTCGGCAGGATCGGGACATAGAAGAAATTTCATTTCGTGAAGGGGAGGCATCCCAATACGGGATGGACCGGGTTTTCATCCAGACCATCCGGAGCAGAACCTCGAAGGCGATCGGCGCCGAACTTACCTGCTATTTGAGAAATGTCACAGGATCGACATGA
- a CDS encoding DMT family transporter: MNRRFLADAILLLIAFVWGTTFVLVQNAIQVLPPFSFLFVRFSIAFLLLLPVLFMQRRKKRERIALETGRAWKGGLVLGWWLFAGYALQTVGLLYTTSSKAGFITGLSVVLVPFFSFLILKTAPRLPAVLGSILAMIGLYFLTLGDAFQVNPGDLLVFLCAIAFALQIVYTGKYAHHHDPLELTTIQLGFVGLFNFLFVLFFEDGGMLLHPGEWLTPPVVLALIITSLFATSLAFLAQTALQRYTTPTRVAIIFSMEPVFAALTGILIAGDPVTVKTVIGSLLILVGMILAEIPHKWGVKVRNHLKEEIGK, from the coding sequence ATGAACAGACGTTTTTTAGCCGATGCCATTCTTCTTTTAATTGCATTTGTTTGGGGAACGACCTTCGTCTTGGTGCAGAATGCGATTCAAGTGCTTCCTCCTTTTTCCTTCCTGTTCGTCCGCTTCTCCATCGCTTTTCTTCTCCTCCTCCCCGTTCTTTTTATGCAGAGGAGGAAAAAACGGGAGAGGATCGCCCTCGAAACGGGCCGTGCGTGGAAAGGGGGATTGGTGCTTGGTTGGTGGCTTTTCGCAGGATATGCATTGCAGACCGTCGGCCTTCTCTATACCACATCTTCCAAAGCAGGTTTTATTACGGGATTAAGCGTTGTCCTTGTCCCCTTTTTTTCCTTCCTTATTTTAAAAACGGCGCCTCGACTCCCTGCCGTACTGGGATCCATCCTAGCAATGATCGGGTTATATTTCCTCACCCTAGGGGATGCCTTTCAGGTGAATCCGGGAGATTTGCTGGTTTTCCTCTGCGCCATCGCCTTTGCCCTGCAGATCGTCTATACGGGAAAATATGCCCATCATCATGATCCCTTGGAACTTACGACGATTCAACTGGGATTCGTTGGGCTCTTTAATTTTTTGTTCGTTTTGTTCTTTGAGGATGGGGGGATGCTCCTCCACCCTGGAGAGTGGCTTACGCCTCCGGTGGTGCTCGCCCTTATCATCACTTCCCTCTTTGCCACCTCCCTAGCCTTTTTGGCACAGACCGCCCTGCAGCGATATACCACCCCGACCCGGGTCGCCATCATTTTTTCCATGGAGCCGGTCTTCGCCGCCTTAACCGGAATCCTCATTGCCGGAGATCCCGTCACGGTAAAAACGGTGATTGGAAGTCTCCTCATCCTGGTCGGCATGATCCTGGCTGAAATTCCCCATAAATGGGGGGTAAAGGTGAGGAATCATCTGAAGGAGGAAATCGGAAAATGA